TCAGGCCCAAGCGCCCTTCCACAAGCTGCCGGGCAAACTCGTGCCAGTCGATTTGCGGATAGGCGACGTGGTGGGCGTTGAAGTTGCCGGTGGCCCCACCGAACTTGGCCCCGAACGGCACCTGGCCCAGCAGCTCCACCTGGGCATCGAGGCGGGCCACAAACACCTGAATTTCCTTGCCCAGGCGGGTAGGGGAGGCCGGCTGCCCGTGGGTGCGGGCCAGCATGGGCACGGCGGCCCACTCCTGGGCCCGCGTGGCCAGCTGGTTGCGCACCTGGGCGTAGGCGGGCAGCAGAGTGCGCAGCAGGGCGTGCTGGAGGCTGAGCGGAATGGCCGTGTTGTTGACATCCTGCGAGGTCAGCCCGAAGTGAATAAACTCCAGGTACTGCCCCAGCCCGGCCTGGGTGAATTGGTCGCGCAGAAAATATTCCACGGCCTTCACGTCGTGGTTGGTGACCCGCTCGTGGGCCTTCACGGCTTCGGCGTCGGCCACCGAGAAGTCGGTGTAGATGCGGCGCAGGCCAGCCGCTACGGCCGGCTCGATGCCGGCCAGCTGGGGCAGGGGCAGCTCGCACAAGGCAATGAAGTACTCCACTTCCACCAGCACCCGGTACCGAATCAGGGCCAGCTCCGAGAAGTAGGGGGCCAGCGGCGCGGTTTGGCGGCGGTAGCGCCCATCCAGGGGCGACACGGCGGTAAGGGGCGTCAGGGCGGCGTAATCGGCGGGTGAGGACATGCGGAAAGGGAGTTAGCCAGAGGACGAGCCAAAGGTAGGACACGCCGCGGGGCGGGCCAATCGGGGCCCAGGCCTTTTTCGCTACCTTTGTCGCCCGAGCGGCGGCGGGTTCGGCACGAATCTGGCAGGCTCGCCGCGACTTCCTTTCTCCCGAACTGTTCGCGTGACCTCAGCTACCAAACGAAAAATTGGCATCGGCCTGGGCATCCTGGCGGCCCTGCTCCTCCTCGGCCTCGGCGTTTTTCTCTTTAAGCGGCAACAGCTGCTGGATGCGGCGTTGCAGCAGGTAAAAGCCAAAGTGGAGCGTAAGTATCCGGTGGTGCTGACCCTGGGTCCCGCCCGATTCACCGACCTGAACACGGTGCAGCTGGACGGCATGAGCATGGTGCCCCGCGCCACGCCCACCGACACCTTGTTGCGGACCCAGGGAGTGCGGGCCTCGCTGAGCGTGCGCAGCCTGTTTGCGGGCCGCCCGGTGTTCAGCAACCTTGAAATCGACAACGCCCGCCTCTCGGCCCGCAAAAACGCCGCCGGCCAGGACAACTACTCCTTTCTCATCCAGAAAAAGAAGCAGCCCACCGTCCGCCGCGACACCACCAAGGGCACCAACTACGGCCTGCTGGCCAA
This region of Hymenobacter sp. YIM 151500-1 genomic DNA includes:
- the purB gene encoding adenylosuccinate lyase gives rise to the protein MSSPADYAALTPLTAVSPLDGRYRRQTAPLAPYFSELALIRYRVLVEVEYFIALCELPLPQLAGIEPAVAAGLRRIYTDFSVADAEAVKAHERVTNHDVKAVEYFLRDQFTQAGLGQYLEFIHFGLTSQDVNNTAIPLSLQHALLRTLLPAYAQVRNQLATRAQEWAAVPMLARTHGQPASPTRLGKEIQVFVARLDAQVELLGQVPFGAKFGGATGNFNAHHVAYPQIDWHEFARQLVEGRLGLKRSHPTTQIEHYDHLAALCDGVKRLNTILTDLARDVWQYISLGYFRQTIKAGEVGSSAMPHKVNPIDFENAEGNLGLANAVLEHLSAKLPISRLQRDLTDSTVLRNLGVPLGHTLIALTALQRGLDKLALDEAALRRDLDDNWPIVAEAIQTILRRENYPDPYNALKALTRTHGPVTQETIREFIGTLDVSEAVKQELRAISPASYVGV